Proteins found in one Bremerella volcania genomic segment:
- a CDS encoding FGGY-family carbohydrate kinase: MNNNHFIGVDVGTGSARAGVFDRHGAMLASAVHPIQTFRPQADFVEQSSTNIWQAVCKCVLEAVSLAGIEAASVCGIGFDATCSLVATDEHGHPVTVSPDGNDNQNVIVWMDHRAKAQAARINEGGYDVLKYVGNVISPEMETPKLLWLKENLPQTWKRARKFFDLPDYLTYRATGDETRSLCSTVCKWTYLGHDNNHEQIGRWDASYFESIGLGELVAEKFARIGTMVRPMGEAIGTGLTRNAAAELGLLEGTAVGVSIIDAHAGGIGMIGAALEGVSPSAEQLDRRLALIGGTSSCHMAVSQEARFIRGIWGPYYSAMIPGMWLTEGGQSATGALIDFVIDNHQATPELKQLAETTNHTTYEVLNDRLQTLAQDRKVPASLTREIHVCPYFHGNRSPWADPSLRGMVTGLPLSATLDDLAVLYLATIQAIAYGTRHIVEVMNGSGYHIDTIFACGGGTKNPVFLREHSDITGCRVALPKEPESVLLGSAMLGAVASGKKTDLLHAMATMSAAETILEPAKEATLEYHQAKYAVFHRLYADQLAYRELMTKHFS, from the coding sequence ATGAACAATAACCATTTCATTGGCGTGGACGTTGGCACCGGCAGCGCACGGGCTGGCGTTTTTGATCGTCACGGCGCCATGCTCGCCTCGGCCGTTCACCCAATCCAAACGTTTCGCCCCCAGGCCGATTTCGTCGAACAATCTTCCACCAATATTTGGCAAGCCGTTTGCAAATGCGTGCTCGAAGCGGTCTCTTTAGCCGGTATCGAGGCCGCATCCGTATGCGGCATTGGATTCGATGCCACGTGTTCACTGGTCGCAACCGACGAACACGGTCACCCGGTGACGGTAAGTCCTGATGGGAACGACAATCAAAATGTGATCGTCTGGATGGACCATCGCGCGAAGGCTCAAGCGGCGCGAATTAATGAAGGGGGCTATGACGTCTTGAAATACGTCGGCAATGTCATCTCGCCTGAGATGGAAACCCCCAAACTTCTTTGGCTCAAGGAGAATCTTCCCCAAACCTGGAAGCGGGCCAGGAAGTTTTTCGACCTGCCTGACTACCTGACTTATCGAGCTACTGGTGACGAGACTCGTTCCCTTTGCAGTACTGTCTGCAAATGGACGTATCTAGGGCACGACAACAACCATGAGCAAATCGGCCGCTGGGATGCATCCTATTTCGAGTCGATTGGATTGGGCGAATTGGTTGCAGAGAAGTTTGCTCGAATTGGAACCATGGTTCGTCCAATGGGGGAAGCTATCGGAACTGGACTAACAAGGAACGCTGCGGCGGAATTGGGTCTGCTTGAAGGTACGGCAGTCGGTGTTTCTATCATCGATGCCCACGCCGGCGGAATTGGGATGATTGGGGCTGCGCTTGAAGGAGTTTCACCGAGTGCCGAGCAGCTTGATCGCCGCCTGGCATTAATTGGCGGGACCTCGAGTTGTCACATGGCCGTATCCCAGGAAGCTCGCTTTATTCGAGGAATCTGGGGGCCTTACTATTCGGCCATGATTCCCGGCATGTGGCTCACCGAAGGAGGCCAATCCGCAACTGGGGCATTGATCGATTTCGTGATCGACAATCATCAAGCGACTCCGGAACTGAAGCAACTAGCGGAGACCACGAATCATACCACATACGAAGTATTGAACGATCGACTGCAAACCCTTGCGCAAGATCGAAAAGTTCCGGCCTCGCTCACGCGGGAAATCCATGTTTGCCCCTACTTTCATGGCAACCGTTCTCCCTGGGCCGATCCATCACTGCGGGGCATGGTGACCGGACTCCCTCTTTCCGCAACCCTGGACGACTTGGCAGTGCTTTACCTGGCAACCATTCAGGCGATCGCCTACGGAACCCGACATATTGTCGAAGTCATGAACGGTTCGGGTTATCACATCGACACCATCTTTGCTTGCGGCGGCGGTACAAAGAACCCTGTATTTCTTCGCGAGCACTCCGATATCACTGGCTGCCGCGTCGCATTGCCGAAAGAACCAGAGTCCGTTTTGCTGGGCAGTGCGATGCTCGGAGCCGTTGCCTCCGGCAAGAAGACCGACCTACTGCATGCCATGGCTACGATGAGCGCCGCAGAAACGATTCTTGAACCGGCAAAAGAAGCGACGCTGGAATATCATCAAGCGAAGTACGCGGTGTTCCACAGGCTGTACGCGGATCAGCTGGCGTATCGAGAATTGATGACGAAGCATTTCAGCTAA